The window AAAGATGTAATAGGATTTAATAACTATCAAGGAACAGGATTTTTAATAGTAGGAATTGCAAAATTTGTTGAATCTGGTGAAGAATTTGATATGATGAAAGAAAAATATCCATTTTTAAGAAAGGTTTTAGAAATTAAAGCTGAATCTGCAAAACAATTATTGTAAAATACAATATTTTCTTGACTTTAAGGCTTATATTCATTAAAATAGGTAGAAATAAGTTTTGAAAGGAAAGGAATATGAAAAAAAATATAGGAACAATATGTGTTCACGGAAAAAAAGAAAGAAAAGACACTGATAAAACAGGTGCAGTGAGTTTTCCAATTTATCAATCAGCAACTTTTGTACATCCTGCTTTTGGAGAATCAACAGGATATGATTATTCAAGATTACAAAATCCAACAAGGGAAGAAGTTGAAAGAATAGTTTGTGACTTGGAAGAAGGAGTAGATGCTATCGCATTTAGTACAGGAATGTCTGCACTTACTGTTTTAATGGAGATGTTATCTTCTGGTGATAATATAGTATCAACTGATGATTTATATGGTGGAACAATAAGATTAATGGAAAATGTTCTTATAAAAAATGGTATAACAACAACTTTTGTTGAAACAGATAATATTAAAAATATAGAAAATGCAATTACAGAAAATACTAAAATGATATATATAGAAACTCCAACTAATCCAATGATGAAGGTAACTGATATACAAGAAGTATCTAAAATTGCTAAGAAACATAATTGTATTTTAGTTGTTGATAACACATTTTTAACACCATATTTTCAAAAACCTTTAAATTTAGGAGCTGATGTTGTAGTTCATAGTGGAACAAAGTACTTAGCAGGGCATAATGACACTTTGGCAGGTTTTTTAGTAACA is drawn from Fusobacterium simiae and contains these coding sequences:
- a CDS encoding trans-sulfuration enzyme family protein; translated protein: MKKNIGTICVHGKKERKDTDKTGAVSFPIYQSATFVHPAFGESTGYDYSRLQNPTREEVERIVCDLEEGVDAIAFSTGMSALTVLMEMLSSGDNIVSTDDLYGGTIRLMENVLIKNGITTTFVETDNIKNIENAITENTKMIYIETPTNPMMKVTDIQEVSKIAKKHNCILVVDNTFLTPYFQKPLNLGADVVVHSGTKYLAGHNDTLAGFLVTNSQEISEKLRYLSKTIGAGLSAFDSWLVLRGIKTLHIRMEQHQKNAKQIAIWLKKQNTVKSVYYPGLEENESIEISKKQSTGFGGMVSFHVDSPERAKKILKSIKVIQFAESLGGVESLMTYPMYQTHADVLMEERLARGIDECLLRLSVGIEDINDLIEDLEQAMNN